GCGATATTCCCGACTAGTGAGCCTTTCGCCATTTCTTCAGGAATCGAGTAACTGACCTGACCAGAAACCGAACAGAAAGAGAGGACGGAGATGAACAGCAGTAGGCCTCCTGGCACTCTCATTGTTCTATCCGACATTTCTGTATCTCCAACGTGAACGTCGTCCTCGATTCCGGTTAAAATCCCATTGGTTTTGAATCAAAAGGCAACCCAAAAGGAAAAATAGTTAAACGGTCCAGTAGAAATTATCCCTACTTCATATGTCCGTGCGTAGAGAATGCGGTATCGTGGAAAGAGCATACGACGTCTTTCTGCTATAAGGACAGGCTTACACGGGGTATTTCTGCTTCGAATTGTTCATTCACTACAACAAACAGGCCAACAGCGGCCCGTTGAGCTCAGCAAGAGAAACTACATCATTAATGAATCTTACCAACATTTGTGTAGACACAAACTGTTAGTGGCTCAAAACAAAAGGTTATGGACACCATCATTGAAATACATTATCTTTTTAAATTCTTAAAATAATCAAGCAGAAACAAACCACAGATTACTTAACTATTTGTTAAATGTCGACGTTAAAGATAAATTGAGCTACATGTAGAATGATGATGACATAAAGAGTCTGAGTAGGGGAATGGGTACGCCAGTGTGAAGACTCCTAGCTTCcactgtccatggtgctgaaatgCAGTTTCCCTGAAATGCAGCAATGTTCCACGCACCTGAAGCTAACAAAAGAGCCGATTTTGAAAGGGGTTTTAAGTGGCCTTTTCTGGAATGTTGATTTGGTGATACAATTGATTGGACAGTAAATTCAGTAATGTAGAAGACTTATTGAACAACTTAACCATTAACATGCAAAGCATTTAACAGTCAGTGGGGGATATTGATATCGAAAATGTATTTGCAGTGTACTGAGCTCAGTAAAACAGCATGAAACTGCAATAAATGTTCATTGTGTTGATAGCAAAGTTAGATTTTGCCTCATCTGTCAACTAAAAAACCCGGTCATTGCAGCAAATTGTAAAATGCATCTATGGTTAAGAATGTAAAATTCACAAAGCTATCTGTCAGTTTCATAGAAATTCAACACATATATCTATCCAAGAAGTTGAAGAAACCTCAAAAGTCAGCATCATCAAAACACACAAGACTGAATTacttatcatcatcatcgcctaCTACCCCTTCTGCGGCTTAGGCCGCAAACAAGAGTTCTCCATGCATCCCTGATCCCGGTCCTGGGCCAACATCTCAAGCTGTCCCCAAGTGTAGCCCATTTTCTTGGCATCTGCCTCCAAGTCTCTACGCCAGGTGTTTCGCGGCcaacctctctttcttttcccttgGGGATTCCACTTGAGGGACTGTCTTGTGGAGTTTGTGGCTTGAATTACTTATACTTGGTAAAAATGTTCAAGAAACGTTATTTGAGAAAAAACAAGAAGAATACAAAATTCAAAATTATACTTTTCTAACCTCCAGTGGAGAGTCCGGCTCATCCAGGATGCTCTTTTCACTCTGTATTCGCTGCATGGTCCCTGTAGAACTGGGGTCAATTATCAGAACGTTCTGACTACCAGCGTTGCCGACCTTACAGTCACTCTTCCTGGAGTCAGTGGTCCTGCACACCTCGTAATTGTACACGTGCTGGAGAGTCCCTGTCCCCAAAGTGTCTGAGTACCGTGGTGGATAATATGGGATCACCGGGAGACTGGAATGATACAGGATACGAGACTGTCTCCATCTGTAGATTTTCACTGATATGATCACCACTAAACacgtgatgaagagaaaggaaacCACAGCCAAAGCCAAGACCAAGTAAAAAGTCAGGTTGTCATTGTACTCCTTGTCGTGTGTAAAGTCATTGAACTCCGAGAGCACTTCAGGGAAGCTGTCCGCCACCGCCACGTTAACAATGACTGTAGCTGAACGAGAGGGCTGTCCGTTGTCCTCCACTATAACAGTCAGTCTTTGTTTCACAGCATCTTTATCAGTGACTTGGCGGATAGTTCTTATTTCTCCATTCTGTAAGCCCACTTCAAACAGCGCCCTGTCTgttgctttctgtagtttataggAGAGCCAGGCATTCTGTCCAGAGTCCACATCAACAGCCACCACTTTAGTGACCAGATAGCCCACATCTGCTGAACGAGGCACCATTTCAGCCACCAGAGAACCACCAGTCTGGACTGGATACAGAACCTGAGGGGCGTTGTCGTTCTGGTCCTGGATCAGTATTTTCACACCCACATTACtactgaggggaggagagcctcCATCTTGAGCTTTAACACAAAACTGAAAGTCTTTAATCTGCTCGTAGTCAAAAGAGCGGACTGCATGTATAACTCCACTGTCTGCACTAACAGAAACGTAAGAGGAGACGGGCACACCGTTAATAGAGGAGTCCTCCAGTATGTAAGACACGCGGGCATTTTGGTTCCAGTCCGCATCAATGGCTTTAATCATCAATACTGAAGTACCCGGCTGGTTGTTTTCTGCAACATTTGCCTCATATGAGGTATTCTCAAACAGGGGCTGGTTATCATTCACGTCTGTAATCTGAAGTGCGAGAGAGATACTGCTGGAGAGCGAAGGAACGCCCTTATCCGAACACGTGACACTCACGTTATAATAAGAGGCGACCTCCCGGTCCAACGCAACGTCCGTAACTAGACTATAAAACCCATTTAATGTAGACTGTATTTTAAACGGGATGCTATTGATCATACTGCACTCAACCTCACCATTCTCTGCAGAATCCGGATCACTGACGCTCAGCATGGCGATCACGGTGTTTGGAGGAGAGTCCTCTATTATAGTGTCGGATTTAGAGAGAACGTTTATCAGAGGCCTGTTGTCGTTCACGTCGATGACGTCAACTATGATCTTGCTGGAATCGGACAGACCGCCTTTGTCTATTGCCTCTATATCTACCTGGTAGTGTTTATTCTTTTCGTAGTCTATGTTACCGACTAGCGTCACCTCCCCGCTTGTCTTGTCAATTAGAAATATCTCCGAAAATCGATGCTTACTATTAGATATTGAATAGGACATTTCTCCGTTAGAGCCTTTGTCTTTGTCAGATGCGCTTACTGTCATTACACTTGTTCCTTTCGGTGAATTCTCCGTTAAGGTCGCCTTGTACACTGGCTTTGTGAAATGTGGAGAATTATCATTTGCGTCTAACACAGTGACGTGTATCTGCATTGTCCCTGACAGTTGTGGCTCTCCTCCGTCGAAGGCAGACAACAGCAGCGATATCTGCTCGCTATTCTCCCGATCTAGTGGCTTCTGTAAAATCATTTCTACCTTTTTACTTCCATCGATTTGTTTTTCAAATTTTAAAACAAAATGATCTTTCGGGGTAATAGAGTAACTTTGAAGGCCATTTAAACCAATGTCCGCATCAATTGCTTTGTCCAGCACAAATTTAGACCCAACGACTGCAGACTCACTGATTTCAAATTGTTTCTCGTTTGATGCAAAGCTGGGAGCGTTGTCGTTAATGTCTACAATTTCCACTGCTATAGGAAACAACTCCATCGGATTCTCTAATATCAGTTGAAAATGTAATGCGCACGGCGTCGTCTCGCCACAGAGCGCCTCTCGGTCTATTCTGTCTCTGATGACGAGCGCTCCTCTTTCTTTATGCAGCTCAATGTACGCTACGCCGTCCGCCGAATGAATCCGTGCCTTCCCAGATAACAGCCTTTTTAATTCCAGCCCTATATCTTGAGCTACATTTCCAACAAGAGAGCCTACTTTCATTTCCTCCGGAATAGAATAACTGACTTGCCCGGACGCAGTAGCGAATGAAAGCACCGCGATGAAGCACAGAAGGCCCACTTGCCCCCGCATTGTTTTGTCTGGCAGTTCTTTCAGATCCATTCGAACAAATTATACTCCAAATGGTAAAGGTCCTAAAGTGGAAGTCAGAAAAGGGacttcaagaaaaaaataagttacATTCCGCAATCCTAGTGGTGTAAAACCTGAGCTTGGTACATCCGTCGAAGTATTTTCTGCAGATCTCAACGCGAGGCTTCGTATTTTATAATATCACAAGAGGGGAGTTACCGGAGCTGGTCTTCATAGAACCGGCCACACACTGGCCAATAGCGGCCCTGCCTGTTCACTCAGTAGAACTACAAAATctaagatataaaaaaatatagttTCCGGAAAATAGTAATTCTAAATCGTTTAACACTTATTTCTGGTTGTAAAACTTATAAATGGTTgtagaaaataaatatgaaacacAGATTACATAAATAAAGAGGAGAGCTAATGAACAattggcaacacacacacacacacacacacacacgcacacacacacacacacacacacacacacacacacacacacacacacacacacacacacacacacacacacacacacacacacacacacacacacacacacacacacacacacacacacacacacacacacacagatgaatggtaaatggtaaatttATGGTGCATTTATGTACCTTTTTGTGGCCAGTGGCcccccaaagcgctttacaatattgcctgacattcacccattcattcacacaccgattgCAGATACTCACTTATGATATGTTAAACCCAcctaaaaagttttttttttgttttgtgtaaaGAAGGGAACGCAAGCAGTGTTCGGAAAAGGCACTTGAATTGCATATTTGAGTGCAAAGATGAATTCTTTCTCTGTCAACCAAATCCATTAAATCATTTATCTTCAAATGGCAAGTGGTATGTGTCCAATGTACTGTAGGGACGCTGGTTAGTTGTAGCCATTTTTAAGTAAACATCAACAACATTTCTTTGTTCAGAACATTATCAGGGGAAGAATGACTTGATAATTGGTTAATTTCTAACCTCCAATGGAGAGTCTGGTTCATCCAGGATGCTCTTTTCACTCTGTATTCTCTGCATGGTCCCTGTAGAACTGGGGTCCATTATCAGAACGTTCTGACTACCAGTGTTGCCGACCTTACAGTCACTCTTCCTGGAGTCAGTGGTCCTGCACACCTCGTAATTGTACACGTGCTGGAGAGTCCCTGTCCCCAAAGTGTCTGAGTACCGTGGTGGATAATATGGGATCACCGGGAGACTGGAATGATACAGGATACGAGACTGTCTCCATCTGTAGATTTTCACTGATATGATCACCACTAAACacgtgatgaagagaaaggaaacTACAGCCAACGCCAAGACCAAGTAAAAAGTCAGGTTGTCATTGTACTCCTTGTCGTGTGTAAAGTCAGTGAACTCCGAGAGCACTTCAGGGAAGCTGTCCGCCACCGCCACGTTAACAATGACTGTAGCTGAACGAGAGGGCTGTCCGTTGTCCTCCACTATAACAGTCAGTCTTTGTTTCACAGCATCTTTATCAGTGACTTGGCGGATAGTTCTTATTTCTCCATTCTGTAAGCCCACTTCAAACAGCGCCCTGTCTgtggctttctgtagtttataggAGAGCCAGGCATTCTGTCCAGAGTCCACATCAACAGCCACCACTTTAGTGACCAGATAGCCCACATCTGCTGAACGAGGCACCATTTCAGCCACCAGAGAACCACCAGTCTGGACTGGATACAGAACCTGAGGGGCGTTGTCGTTCTGGTCCTGGATCAGTATTTTCACACTCACATTACtactgaggggaggagagcctcCATCTTGAGCTTTAACATGAATATGAAAGTCTTTAATCTGCTCAAAGTCAAAAGATCGGACTGCATGTATAACTCCACTGTCAGCACTAACAGACACATAAGAGGAGACGGGCACACCGTTAATAGAGGAGTCTTCCAGTATGTAAGACACGCGGGCATTTTGGTTCCAGTCCGCATCAATGGCTTTAATCATCAATACTGAAGTACCCGGCGGGTTGTTTTCTACAACATTTCCTTCATATGAGGTCTTCTCAAACAGGGGCTGGTTATCATTCACGTCCGTAATCTGAAGTGCGAGAGAGATACTGCTGGAGAGCGAGGGCACGCCCTTATCCGAACACGTGACACTGACATTATAATAAGAGGCGACCTCCCGGTCTAACGCAACGTCCGTAACTAGACTATAAAATCCATTTGATGTAGACTGTATTTTAAACGGGATGCTACTGATCATACTGCACTCAACCTCACCATTCTCTGCAGAATCCGGATCACTGACGCTCAGCATGGCGATCACCGTGTCTGGAGGAGAGTCCTCTATTATATTTTCTGATTTAGAGAGAACGTTTATCAGAGGTCTGTTGTCGTTCACGTCGATGACGTCAACTATGATCTTGCTGGAATCGGACAGACCGCCTTTGTCTATTGCTTGTATATCTACCTGATAGTGTTTATTCTTTTCGTAGTCTATATTACCGACAAGAGTTACCTCTCCGCTCGTTTTATCAATGTGAAATAGGTCTGAAAGGCGACGCCTGCTATTGGTTATTGCATATGATATTTCTCCGTTAGagtctttgtctttgtcagaTGCGCTAACTCTCATTACACTTGTTCCTTTCGGTGAATTCTCCGTTAAGGTCGCCTTGTACACCGGCTTAGTGAAATGTGGAGAATTATCATTCGCATCCAACACAGTGACATATATCTGCATTGTCCCTGACAGTTGTGGATCTCCTCCGTCTGAGGCAGACAACAGCAGCGATATCTGCTCAATATTCTCCCGATCTAGTGGCTTCTGTAAAATCATTTCTACATTTTGACTTCCATCGATTTGTTTTTCTAATTTTAATACAAAATTATCGGTCGGTGTAATAGAGTAACTTTGAAGGCCATTCAAACCAATGTCCGCATCAATGGCTTCATCCAAAACAAATTTAGATCCCACGATTGCAGACTCACTGATTTCAAAATGTTTCTCGTTTGATGCAAAGCTGGGAGCGTTGTCGTTAATGTCTACGATTTCCACAGCTATACGAAACAACTCCATCGGATTCTCTAATATCAGTTGAAAATGTAATGCGCACGTCGTCTCGCCACAGAGCGCCTCTCGGTCTATTCTGTCTCTGATGACGAGCGCTCCTCTTTCTTTATTCAGCTCAATGTATGCTACGCCGCCCGTCGAATGAATGCGTGCTTTCCCATTTACCAGCCTTTTTAATTCCAACCCTATATCTTGAGCTACATTTCCAACCAGAGAGCCTACTTTCATTTCCTCAGGAATAGAGTAACTGACTTGCCCGTCCGCAGTACCGAATGAAAGCAACGCGATGAAGAAGAGTAGGCCCACTTGCCCCTGCATTGTTTTAACCTCCTGTTCTTTCAGATCCATTCGAACAAAAATGATGTTCCAAATGGTAAAGGTCCCAAAGTGCAAGTCAGAAGAGCGacttcaagaaaaaacaaaattaCATTCCGGAATCCTTGTGGTGTAAAACATGAGCTGGATACTTCCGTCAATGTATTGTCTGCAGATCTCAACGCTAGGCTTCGTAATTTATAATATCACAAGAGGGGAGTAACCGTAGCTGGCCTTCATAGAACCGGCCACACACTGGCCAATAGCGGCCCTTTCTGTTCAATACGTAGAACTACAAAGTAAAAGCAATAAAAAATACAGCTTTTGAAAAATATTATACCTTAATACGACAATGTTTAACACTggttaaaatatgttttcacatttttattgaaaccagaatatataaataaagaggATAGCCGATGATCCACTTTGTATACAAGCGTCAcacacgtctctctctcactcacttacGCAAATGTTAAACACACcttaaaatgtttttgttttgagtgaAGAAGGGAACAAAAACAGTGGTAGTATAAGGCACATATTTGAGTGTAAGGCTGAATTGTTTCTTTGTCAACCAAACCCTTAAAAACATCTATCTTCAAATGACAAGTGATACGTGTCCAATGTACTGTCGGGACATCTGTCGGGTTAGTTAGATAAATTTTTCAGaaaacattattattaacataATTATTAATTGAACAGATTATGATCAGGGGAAGAATTAGATGATAATTGGTTAATTTCTAACCTCAAGTGGAGAGTCTGGTTCATCCAAGATGCTCTTTTCACTCTGTATTCGCTGCATGGTCCCTGTAGAACTGGGGTCCATTATCAGAACGTTCTGACTACCAGCGTTGCCGAACTTACAGTCACTCTTCCTGGAGTCAGTGGTCCTGCACACCTCGTAATTGTACACGTGCTGGAGAGTCCCTGTCCCCAAAGTGTCTGAATACCGTGGTGGATAATATGGGATCACCGGGAGACTGGAATGATACAGGATACGAGACTGTCTCCATCTGTAGATTTTCACTGATATGATCACCACTAAACacgtgatgaagagaaaggaaacCACAGCCAAAGCCAAGACCAAGTAAAAAGTCAGGTTGTCATTGTACTCCTTGTCGTGTGTAAAGTCAGTGAACTCC
The window above is part of the Gadus macrocephalus chromosome 10, ASM3116895v1 genome. Proteins encoded here:
- the LOC132465790 gene encoding protocadherin gamma-A11-like, with protein sequence MDLKEQEVKTMQGQVGLLFFIALLSFGTADGQVSYSIPEEMKVGSLVGNVAQDIGLELKRLVNGKARIHSTGGVAYIELNKERGALVIRDRIDREALCGETTCALHFQLILENPMELFRIAVEIVDINDNAPSFASNEKHFEISESAIVGSKFVLDEAIDADIGLNGLQSYSITPTDNFVLKLEKQIDGSQNVEMILQKPLDRENIEQISLLLSASDGGDPQLSGTMQIYVTVLDANDNSPHFTKPVYKATLTENSPKGTSVMRVSASDKDKDSNGEISYAITNSRRRLSDLFHIDKTSGEVTLVGNIDYEKNKHYQVDIQAIDKGGLSDSSKIIVDVIDVNDNRPLINVLSKSENIIEDSPPDTVIAMLSVSDPDSAENGEVECSMISSIPFKIQSTSNGFYSLVTDVALDREVASYYNVSVTCSDKGVPSLSSSISLALQITDVNDNQPLFEKTSYEGNVVENNPPGTSVLMIKAIDADWNQNARVSYILEDSSINGVPVSSYVSVSADSGVIHAVRSFDFEQIKDFHIHVKAQDGGSPPLSSNVSVKILIQDQNDNAPQVLYPVQTGGSLVAEMVPRSADVGYLVTKVVAVDVDSGQNAWLSYKLQKATDRALFEVGLQNGEIRTIRQVTDKDAVKQRLTVIVEDNGQPSRSATVIVNVAVADSFPEVLSEFTDFTHDKEYNDNLTFYLVLALAVVSFLFITCLVVIISVKIYRWRQSRILYHSSLPVIPYYPPRYSDTLGTGTLQHVYNYEVCRTTDSRKSDCKVGNTGSQNVLIMDPSSTGTMQRIQSEKSILDEPDSPLEVRN
- the LOC132465763 gene encoding protocadherin gamma-A6-like isoform X11; translated protein: MDLKELPDKTMRGQVGLLCFIAVLSFATASGQVSYSIPEEMKVGSLVGNVAQDIGLELKRLLSGKARIHSADGVAYIELHKERGALVIRDRIDREALCGETTPCALHFQLILENPMELFPIAVEIVDINDNAPSFASNEKQFEISESAVVGSKFVLDKAIDADIGLNGLQSYSITPKDHFVLKFEKQIDGSKKVEMILQKPLDRENSEQISLLLSAFDGGEPQLSGTMQIHVTVLDANDNSPHFTKPVYKATLTENSPKGTSVMTVSASDKDKGSNGEMSYSISNSKHRFSEIFLIDKTSGEVTLVGNIDYEKNKHYQVDIEAIDKGGLSDSSKIIVDVIDVNDNRPLINVLSKSDTIIEDSPPNTVIAMLSVSDPDSAENGEVECSMINSIPFKIQSTLNGFYSLVTDVALDREVASYYNVSVTCSDKGVPSLSSSISLALQITDVNDNQPLFENTSYEANVAENNQPGTSVLMIKAIDADWNQNARVSYILEDSSINGVPVSSYVSVSADSGVIHAVRSFDYEQIKDFQFCVKAQDGGSPPLSSNVGVKILIQDQNDNAPQVLYPVQTGGSLVAEMVPRSADVGYLVTKVVAVDVDSGQNAWLSYKLQKATDRALFEVGLQNGEIRTIRQVTDKDAVKQRLTVIVEDNGQPSRSATVIVNVAVADSFPEVLSEFNDFTHDKEYNDNLTFYLVLALAVVSFLFITCLVVIISVKIYRWRQSRILYHSSLPVIPYYPPRYSDTLGTGTLQHVYNYEVCRTTDSRKSDCKVGNAGSQNVLIIDPSSTGTMQRIQSEKSILDEPDSPLEQKPPNNDWRFTQGPRPGPSGPQMPYATHIRWTTKDGTRAAGGPEVAMGTGPWPQPPTEAEQLQALMAAANEVSEATGTLGPGTMGLSTRYSPQFTLQHVPDYRQNVYIPGSTATLTSNPQQQLMQQQQQQQQQQQQQQQQQQQQQQQQQQQQQQQQQQQQQAAAQQAPQQALPPSQASAQVEPPKAAQTPASKKKSTKKEKK
- the LOC132465763 gene encoding protocadherin gamma-A6-like isoform X35 — its product is MDLKELPDKTMRGQVGLLCFIAVLSFATASGQVSYSIPEEMKVGSLVGNVAQDIGLELKRLLSGKARIHSADGVAYIELHKERGALVIRDRIDREALCGETTPCALHFQLILENPMELFPIAVEIVDINDNAPSFASNEKQFEISESAVVGSKFVLDKAIDADIGLNGLQSYSITPKDHFVLKFEKQIDGSKKVEMILQKPLDRENSEQISLLLSAFDGGEPQLSGTMQIHVTVLDANDNSPHFTKPVYKATLTENSPKGTSVMTVSASDKDKGSNGEMSYSISNSKHRFSEIFLIDKTSGEVTLVGNIDYEKNKHYQVDIEAIDKGGLSDSSKIIVDVIDVNDNRPLINVLSKSDTIIEDSPPNTVIAMLSVSDPDSAENGEVECSMINSIPFKIQSTLNGFYSLVTDVALDREVASYYNVSVTCSDKGVPSLSSSISLALQITDVNDNQPLFENTSYEANVAENNQPGTSVLMIKAIDADWNQNARVSYILEDSSINGVPVSSYVSVSADSGVIHAVRSFDYEQIKDFQFCVKAQDGGSPPLSSNVGVKILIQDQNDNAPQVLYPVQTGGSLVAEMVPRSADVGYLVTKVVAVDVDSGQNAWLSYKLQKATDRALFEVGLQNGEIRTIRQVTDKDAVKQRLTVIVEDNGQPSRSATVIVNVAVADSFPEVLSEFNDFTHDKEYNDNLTFYLVLALAVVSFLFITCLVVIISVKIYRWRQSRILYHSSLPVIPYYPPRYSDTLGTGTLQHVYNYEVCRTTDSRKSDCKVGNAGSQNVLIIDPSSTGTMQRIQSEKSILDEPDSPLEQKPPNNDWRFTQGPRPGPSGAAGGPEVAMGTGPWPQPPTEAEQLQALMAAANEVSEATGTLGPGTMGLSTRYSPQFTLQHVPDYRQNVYIPGSTATLTSNPQQQLMQQQQQQQQQQQQQQQQQQQQQQQQQQQQQQQQQQQQQAAAQQAPQQALPPSQASAQVEPPKAAQTPASKKKSTKKEKK